CCAACGAAAGGAGGGACTAGGTGAAATGGGATGGGAGATCCTGCTCCTTTTCTCACTCCCTTCTTATCTCTGGGACGCAATTCCCACTTACAGGGGGATGGGAAATGATTAACCCTTCTCCTTCACCCTTCCCACTGGTGAAGGGATCTTGGGCGCCTTCTTAGAAGAAAACGACGAAACCTCTAATCAAACAGTATCATCAATCTAGTGTTAGATGGCGCGACGAGTGACTTTTCGAcaattataagtagacagcggatctttatgcgaaatgaaaattttcttcctgaattgtgtaacaaactagagtgaaatggaaatttattttctttcttaatatgtttagtaagtcgataataatataacagtctttttaaattattctaatgCTTTTCCGTTTCAAATCACGCCtgctcatttctgtcataaatgcatacaatccgctgtctaattataagatAAGGACTGCGAGAGATTCTAACGAATTCTAATCCATCACtcgatttcatttatttcattgaatatttaaccaCCCACGGTCCACGGTTTAACGGTTCTAGTCCGCGCTAGCGAGAAATAAATGGAGTTTTGTTCCGTTGGGTGCAGCACTAGCGAGcactctcatttcctctctATTAACACACAGTAACACACACGCACGTGACTTTTCGAAGGAGTGAGGGCACTGTGGAACTGACGTGTCCTTAATCGAAAACAACGTGGCAACTACGAATCggtttaattttctaatttggGAATCTCCGGTACGAAAGTAATTGAAGGAATCAGTCGAATAATTGTGACGTGCGACGAAGCTGTGTCAGTTGTTTGTCAACATCGTGCGAGGCATCGTTGTTGCGATACAGATGCAAAGTATTAAGGTTATACATGAGCGAATATCCACGTCAATGTTTATACTTTTCGCCacgcataaataattaatattggtATTGTGCAAGCCGTCGTTCGAGGATGACTGTGTGATATTCGATCGATAGACGCATGTCTACAACATTATCGCAACCGAGCAACAGTAACGATCAAACCCATGAAACGCTCGGTACCGTTGGTTAACGTAAGCGTGGTAAAATCGGGAAGTTGACGCGCATGCGAGTGGAACATCTGTTCCTTTTACAAGTTGATTCAGTTGACACGATCATCCTCGATATTCCACATGGGTACTAGAAGAAAAATGTCAAAGGAGGAGAACATGGATGACGGGCTCCTGGAGCCCTACCACGTACAGGAGCCTTCAGATTTACGGGGtgatgaaaaaaatattgttatactgTTATTTTTATACCTGTTACAAGGCATACCTCTAGGTCTATGCGGCTCCATTCCCATGCTACTCCAAAACAGAAAAGTTTCTTATCGCCAACAGGTAATCTATCCGATTGTTTCTATCTATACGATAAGATGTTATCGTATTCGTTTGTCCTTAGGCCGAGTTCAGTTTCGTTCAGTGGCCTTTCTCGTTGAAGCTGTTTTGGGCTCCGATAGTTGATTCGGTGTTCTCTAGAAAATTCGGGAGACGGAAAACATGGCTGATTCCTACTCAGTATTTAATGGGTTTTTTTATGCTGCTAATGTCTAGCCACATAGATCGATGGTTGGGCGATGGGAGCATCAAGCCCAACATTGGGATGTTAACCATGATGTTCTTCACGTCTAACGTCCTTGCTGCGACTCAGGATATCGTGGTAGATGGTTGGGCTCTTACCATGTTGAAAAGGTACACTCAGCAGGTCGGATAATacgtgtacatatttatatgtgTATATCTATAAGAATGTTCCTACAGCCTGCATTCCTGTTTGTATCAAGGTGTAATGTGGGTTACGCGTCCACTTGTAATAGCGTCGGACAAACTGCTGGTTACTTTATAGGATATGTGCTTTTCATGGCGTTAGAGTCAGCCGAGTTTTGCAATAGCTACCTAAGATCCACTCCTTCTGACGAGGGGATATTGACGCTATCCGGTAAGCAATTGTTATAGGAAGTCAGGACGCGGATAACGGCGGTATCTGATCGTTTTGTTACACAGGTTTCCTTCATTTCTGGGGTTGGGTTTTCATAATTGCAACTACTTTGCTCGCATTGTTTAAACACGAGGGGACTGAGAAAGTGCACAAAAACGAGGAACTAAGCGCAAATATCAAACACGCTTACAAGTCGCTTTGGAACATTGTCAAATTACCATCGATAAAGACCATTATCGTGCTTTTGTTGACTGCCAAGGTCAAGACTTTATACCTATTAATATTGTACGCTGACAGTCCACCTAAATATGTATCTCCTTTATAACAAATGTTTTCGATACCATTTACATTGCATGGAAACGAAAaacaaaggagatatttaggtgaaccaccctgtatacagaatattaaaaataacatgaTGTTATCGATGATTGTAGATAGGGTTCTCCGCCTGCGACGAGGTAACAGGTTTGAAACTGGTAGAAGCTGGTATTCCTAAAGAAAAGATAGCCCTGATGGCAGTGCCAATGATACCCCTTCAGATACTGTTGCCGTTAGCGATCTCGAAGTACACGGCTGGTCCAAAACCGATGGATGTGTACATAAAGGCAATGCCCTATAGGTATAACAGGAACGATAAAGAAAACAATTCGCGCGTTTCATTGCCGAAAGCGAGAACGAGCGAACCATTAACACGCATTTATCATTAATTGTATAGATTAGCTTTTGGACTGGTAGCAGCATTTTTGGTATGGGTAACACCGTACGTGATAATCGGCGGACATGTTCCAGCCTACTATTTCGTTGCCTTGGTGGCTCTGTACCTCACGCATCAGGTATCGAAAGAATACATTAGCCGATTAGCGTATAGAAACAGATTCGACGAAAATGCGATAACCGAAGATCGGTTTCTCCCCGTCTTAGGTTTTTACCAGTAGCATGTTCGTGGCATCCATGGCGTTCTTCGCGAAGGTTAGCGATCCCGCTGTCGGTGGTACTTACATGACGTTACTGAACACCGTGAGCAATCTGGGGGGCAACTGGCCAGCAACAGCAGCTCTATGGTTTGTCGATCCGTTAACGTGGCGACAGTGTAGCACCAATCCTTCGAACGACTGTAGCACAATTTCGAAGAGAGAGGTTGGTTGGCTTATTCTAGATTCTAGGCTCTAGAGTCTGGAGCCGGGCAACTGGCTCGAGATAGAAGCGAAGAGTGGGAGAATCGGCAAACCCCGGTGGGGGTCGCACAGCGATGGCGTGGAAGAAGTTGCCCGGTCTGCTCTAGACTCTAGAAGTTCGTCCTCGAAAATATTTCAACCCGGAGCCGAATTAAGGTCGATTTATATCCGCACAAATATTTTGGGAACGGAACGGCACCGGTCCGACCGTCCGCCATTCTTGTAAAGGATAGTTTGCCGTGTCTGCATGCAATTAAACGAGAAAACATTTTTACTCTGTTCGCACGTCTTTACGAGTCGTCGTCTTACCTGATCAGTCGGTCCGATCGGATGCGGAGCGGTGCCGATAGCATAAATCGACCTTTACGAGTGCTCTAGCCACGCTCTGTACAATCATTTCCATTTTCAGCTATGCACGAACACGCACAACGGCGTTTGTAATATGCAGCTCGATGGCTACTACATCGAAAGCGTTTTATGCTTGGTCATCGGTCTGGCTTGGCTGAGGTGGGGCCGACGGAGAATCGAAGCCCTACAAGCGAGACCGATGTCCGCTTGGAAAGCTATTCTTTCGAAGCAGAACAGATAACAGTATTGAATCGACGTTGAACATTGTCGCCACGGTACCTGCAATTACATTAGGAGGTTGTATAAGAAATTCATTGGTTTACGAGTGCTCCGGTCGCGAAATCGATCATATCCGCGTTCAGATCGTTTCCCGCACATTTACCAAGTGTTCCAATCTTTTTAGCGCAACATGAAAATTAACCACGGTCTATTTCCGGTGTTCGCGTTTGCTCTTGTTTCtatcaaatttttattcgcgTTCGGGAAGCAACTTCAGGAACGACATCTCAAGATCGAACTGTTCGTACGAACGACTCACGACGAAATATTCCAGGTTCAATTTATACGAAAGATTTTCGCGGTACGCTAATTTACACGTTCGGCACAATCCTCGTAAGTATCAAGCAAGTACTGCGTTCATTCCGGAAAATGATTCTCGGCGCGCGCCAATCCTTCGAGAAAATT
The sequence above is drawn from the Lasioglossum baleicum chromosome 8, iyLasBale1, whole genome shotgun sequence genome and encodes:
- the LOC143211576 gene encoding acetyl-coenzyme A transporter 1, whose protein sequence is MGTRRKMSKEENMDDGLLEPYHVQEPSDLRGDEKNIVILLFLYLLQGIPLGLCGSIPMLLQNRKVSYRQQAEFSFVQWPFSLKLFWAPIVDSVFSRKFGRRKTWLIPTQYLMGFFMLLMSSHIDRWLGDGSIKPNIGMLTMMFFTSNVLAATQDIVVDGWALTMLKRCNVGYASTCNSVGQTAGYFIGYVLFMALESAEFCNSYLRSTPSDEGILTLSGFLHFWGWVFIIATTLLALFKHEGTEKVHKNEELSANIKHAYKSLWNIVKLPSIKTIIVLLLTAKIGFSACDEVTGLKLVEAGIPKEKIALMAVPMIPLQILLPLAISKYTAGPKPMDVYIKAMPYRLAFGLVAAFLVWVTPYVIIGGHVPAYYFVALVALYLTHQVFTSSMFVASMAFFAKVSDPAVGGTYMTLLNTVSNLGGNWPATAALWFVDPLTWRQCSTNPSNDCSTISKRELCTNTHNGVCNMQLDGYYIESVLCLVIGLAWLRWGRRRIEALQARPMSAWKAILSKQNR